The DNA segment ATCATCAAGGGCGCCGGCGATGCCGACGTGGCCCTGGTGGAAATCGGCGGTACCGTGGGTGACATCGAGTCGCAGCCGTTCCTCGAGGCCATCCGCCAGCTGCGCGTCGAAGTGGGCTCCAAGCGCGCCATGCTGATGCACCTGACCCTGGTCCCGTACATCGCCACCGCTGGCGAGACCAAGACCAAGCCGACCCAGCACTCGGTCAAGGAGCTGCGCTCCATCGGCCTGCAGCCTGACGTGCTGATCTGCCGCTCCGACCACCCGGTCGACGCTTCCTCGCGCCGCAAGATTGCACTGTTCACCAACGTTGAAGAGCGTGCGGTGATCTCCCTGGAAGACGTCGACACCATCTACAAGATCCCAGGCGTACTGCATGCCCAGGGCCTGGACGACTTCGTCGTCGAGCGCTTCGGCCTGCAGTGCAACGGTGCCGACCTGTCCGAGTGGGACAAGGTGGTAGACGCCAAGCTCAACCCAGAGCAGGAAGTCACCATCGCCATGGTCGGCAAGTACATGGAACTGCTCGATGCCTACAAGTCGCTGATCGAAGCGATGAGCCACGCCGGTATCCAGAACCGTACCAAGGTCAACCTGCGCTACATCGACTCCGAAGACATCGAGAACCAAGGCACCAGCCTGCTCGAAGGCGCTGACGCCATCCTGGTTCCGGGTGGTTTCGGTCTGCGCGGCGTCGAAGGCAAGATCAAGGCTGTGCAGTTCGCCCGTGAGAACAAAGTGCCATACCTGGGCATCTGCCTGGGCATGCAGGTCGCCGTGATCGAGTTCGCCCGTAACGTCATGGGCTGGACCGACGCCAACTCCACCGAGTTCGATCGCAACAGCGGTCATCCGGTGGTTGGCCTGATCACGGAGTGGGCCGACAACACCGGTACCGTCGAAACCCGTACCGAGGCCTCCGACCTGGGCGGCACCATGCGTCTGGGTGCACAGGAATGCCAGCTCAGCGGTAACTCGAAAGTCCATGACTGCTACGGCAAGGATGTGATCGTCGAGCGTCACCGCCACCGCTACGAAGTCAACAACAACCTGCTGCCACAGCTGGTCGATGCTGGTCTGGTGATCTCCGGTCGTTCCGGCGACGGTGCGCTGGTCGAAGTGGTCGAGTCCAAGGATCATCCATGGTTCGTCGCTTGCCAGTTCCACCCAGAGTTCACCTCGACCCCGCGTGACGGCCACCCGCTGTTCAGTGGTTTCGTCAAGGCAGCTCTGGCGCAGAAGAACAAGGCCTGATCCATGACCCAGAAGATCATTCGCGTCGGTAACATCGAGATCGCCAACGACAAGCCGTTCGTCCTGTTCGGCGGCATGAACGTGCTGGAATCGCGTGACCTGGCCATGAAGGTCTGCGAAGAGTACGTGCGGGTTACCGAGAAGCTCGGTATCCCCTACGTGTTCAAGGCGAGCTTCGACAAGGCTAACCGTTCCTCGGTCACCTCGTACCGTGGTCCTGGCATGGAAGAAGGGCTGAAGATCTTCGAAGAGATCAAGCAGACCTTCAATGTGCCGGTGATCACCGATGTCCACGAACCGTACCAGTGCGAGCCGGTAGCCAAGGTGTGCGACATCATCCAGTTGCCTGCCTTCCTCTCGCGGCAGACCGATCTGGTGGTGGCCATGGCCAAGACCGGCGCGGTGATCAACATCAAGAAGGCCCAGTTCCTCGCACCGCAAGAGATGAAGCATATTCTCAACAAGTGCGTCGAAGCGGGTAACGACCAGCTGATCCTCTGCGAGCGTGGTTCGAGCTTCGGCTACAACAACCTGGTGGTCGACATGCTCGGCTTCGGCATCATGAAGCAGTTCGAGTACCCGGTGTTCTTCGACGTGACCCACGCCCTGCAAACCCCGGGTGGTCGCGCCGACTCCGCCGGTGGTCGCCGTGCGCAGGTTACCGACCTGGCCAAGGCGGGTATGAGCCAAGGCCTGGCGGGCTTGTTCCTGGAAGCCCATCCGGATCCGGACAACGCCAAGTGCGATGGCCCGTGTGCCCTGCGTCTGGACAAGCTGGAGCCGTTCCTGGCTCAGCTCAAGCAGCTGGACGACCTGGTGAAAAGTTTTCCGACGGTAGAAACCGCGTAAAGCTCATTTCTCGGGTAAAGTACCGCCCGTTCTACCCCTGACCTTCCGGTCAGGGGCTCCCCCTTCGCCAGGCCTGCCCTCTGCATATTCGCCTGGTGAAAGGCTCGAATTCCCTAAGCTGCGTTGTTTTCGTCAATTCTGGAGTGCTTACAACAATGGCAAAGATCGTCGACATCAAAGGTCGTGAAGTTCTCGATTCGCGTGGCAACCCCACCGTGGAAGCCGATGTACTGCTCGACAACGGCATCATCGGCAGCGCTTGCGCGCCGTCCGGTGCTTCCACCGGCTCGCGCGAAGCGCTGGAGCTGCGTGATGGCGACAAGAGCCGTTACATGGGCAAGGGCGTGCTGAAAGCCGTTGCCAACATCAACGGCCCGATCCGCGACCTGCTGCTGGGCAAGGATCCACTCGACCAGAAAGCCCTCGACCGCGCCATGATCGAGCTGGACGGTACCGAGAACAAGGCCAAGCTGGGCGCCAACGCTATCCTGGCTGTGTCCCTGGCTGCCGCCAAAGCCGCCGCCCAGGACCAGGACCTGCCGCTGTACGCGCACATTGCCAACCTCAACGGCACCCCTGGCCAGTACTCCATGCCTGTTCCGATGATGAACATCATCAACGGTGGTGAGCACGCCGATAACAACGTCGACATCCAAGAGTTCATGGTTCAGCCCGTTGGCGCCAAGACCTTCTCCGATGGCCTGCGCATGGGCACCGAAATCTTCCACCACCTCAAAGCTGTGCTCAAGGCCCGTGGCCTGAACACTGCCGTCGGTGACGAAGGCGGTTTCGCGCCGAACCTGACCTCCAACGAAGATGCCCTGGCCGCTATCGCCGAAGCTGTCGCCAACGCTGGCTACAAGCTGGGTACCGACGTGACCCTGGCCCTGGACTGCGCCGCCTCTGAGTTCTATGAAGACGGCAAGTACAACCTGTCCGGCGAAGGCAAGTCGTTCGACGCCGAAGGTTTCGCTGACTACCTCAAAGGCCTGACCGAGCGTTTCCCGATCATCTCGATCGAAGATGGCCTGGACGAGTCCGACTGGGCTGGCTGGAAGATCCTCACCGACAAGATCGGCGAGAAGGTGCAACTGGTCGGTGACGACCTGTTCGTGACCAACACCAAGATCCTCAAGGAAGGTATCGAGAAGGGCATCGGTAACTCGATCCTGATCAAGTTCAACCAGATCGGCTCGCTGACCGAGACCCTGGAAGCTATCCAGATGGCCAAGGCCGCTGGCTACACTGCGGTCATCTCGCACCGTTCGGGCGAAACCGAAGATTCGACCATCGCTGACCTGGCCGTGGGTACCGCTGCTGGCCAGATCAAGACCGGTTCGCTGTGCCGTTCCGACCGCGTCTCCAAGTACAACCAGCTGCTGCGCATCGAAGAGCAACTGGGCGCCAAGGCGGTGTACCGTGGTCGTGCCGAGTTTCGCGGCTAAGCAAGAGATGGTAAAAAGGCAGCAGCCGAGGATGTCTGAACGTTCGTACTGAACCCTCAGACACCTCCTACGGGGTTTCTGTCGACGAAGCCTGGCCTTGGCCAGGCTTCGTGCTATCGGGAGCCTCGTGGCTGCGGCCTTTTAACCCTGGATACTTTGATGCGCAGTCCTTATTGGTTGTTTCTCATCTTGCTCCTGTTGCTCGGTGGCCTGCAGTACCGCCTTTGGGTCGGCAGCGGCAGCCTTGCGCAAGTGACCGAGCTCAAGCAGCAGATTGACGAACAGCATGCCGAGAACGAGCGGCTGCTGGAGCGTAATCGCGTGCTCGATGCAGAAGTCCTGGAGTTGAAGAAAGGTATGGAGACCGTGGAGGAACGGGCCCGTCATGAATTGGGGATGGTCAAGGAGGGCGAAACCCTCTACCAGCTGCCGCAAAAATGACCCCATTACTACCGGCTTTCTGGGCCGTGATTCCCGCGGCGGGCGTCGGTGCCCGAATGGCTGCCGATCGGCCCAAGCAGTATCTGCAATTGGGTGGGCAGACCATTCTCGAGCATAGTCTCGACTGTTTCCTCGGCCATCCTGCGCTCAAGGGCGTGGTGGTCAGTATTGCTGACGATGATCCTTACTGGCCGGGCCTGCCTTGCGCCAGCGATGCGCGCATCCAGCGCGCTGGCGGCGGGCGCGAAAGGGCTGACTCGGTGCTCAATGCCTTGTTGCTGTTGCATGCCCAAGGGGCGGCGGACGGTGACTGGGTGTTGGTGCATGATGCTGCGCGGCCAAACCTGGCCCGTAGCGATCTGGACCGGCTGCTGGCGGAGCTGGCGGATGATCCGGTGGGTGGCTTGCTGGCAGTGCCGGCGCGCGACACGCTCAAGCGAGCCGATGGCGATGGCCGGGTCAGCGCTACGGTTGATCGCAGCACCATCTGGCAGGCATTTACCCCGCAGATGTTCCGGCTCGGCGCGTTGCATCGGGCGTTGGCCGAGTGCCTGGTGTCTGATGTGGCGGTGACTGACGAGGCCTCGGCCATGGAATGGGCGGGGCTGGCACCGCGCCTGATCGAGGGGCGCAGTGACAACATCAAGGTTACCCGCCCGGAAGATCTGGAGTGGTTGCGCCAGCGTTGGGCTTCTCGCCGCTGATTGCCCCCAGAGCGAGGCATCGCCTGGCAACGTGGGAGCTTCATCTGCTTGCTTAGTGGCTGGCGTACTCCGGCAATTGCCCCAACCCTTGCTTCAGATAATCCACCAACCGCCGCACTTTCGGCGACAGATGCCGCTGCTGCGGATACAGCGCCCACACTGCCGTGTTGGGCGGCTGATGCGCCTCAAGCAACGACACCAGCGCACCACTGTTCAAGTGCTCGAGCACGTAGTAGTCGGGCAGCTGACACAAGCCCATCCCCTGCAGCGCCGCATCCAGCACCGCCTGGCCACTGTTGCAACGCCAGTTGCCTTGCACTCGCTGGCTGAATTCGCGCCCGTCCTGCTTCAGCGCCCAGATATCCGAACTGCCGATCAGGCAATTGTGTCGCGCCAGCTCAGACAAACTGTGCGGTCGACCATACCGCTCCAGGTAGCCCGGCGAGGCGCACAGGAACATCCGCCGCGGCGCCAAGCGGGTGGCAACCAACCTTGAGTCCTGCAAGCGGCCCAGGCGGATCGCCAGGTCCATGCCCTCATGCAGCAAGTCCAAGGTGCGGTTGCTCAGTTCCACTTCCACCCGTAGCTGCGGATACAGCGCCATGAAGCGCGTCACCAGTGGCACGATGAAACGTTCGCCATAGGCCACCGCGCAGGTCATGCGCAGCAGGCCCTTGGGCTCGCTGGCCAGGTCGCCCATGGCCCGCAGCGCTTCTTCGCGGCCATCTTGCAAGCGCTGGCAATGTTGCAAGAACGTCTGTCCCGCTTCGCTCAGAGTGACCCGGCGGGTACTGCGATACAGCAGGCGGGTCTGCAAGCGTTCTTCCAGGCGGGCGATCTGCCGGCTGATATGAGAGGAGGAAATCCCCAGGCGTTCGGCGGCTGCGGTGAACTGGCCCGACTCGGCCACCGCGACGAATTCGTCGATGCCTTCCCAGCGATTACTCATCGATTATCCCTATATGGCAATAATGTTTTGTCTTTGCCTGGATTATTCATCAAACAGTGGTGAATTACACTGGATGAATCGAATCGACCCTCTGTCTGGAGACCCTGATGATCAAGTCCCGTGCTGCCGTAGCCTTCGAGGCCAAGAAACCCCTGGAAATCGTCGAAGTCGACGTGGCCATGCCCAAGGCCGGTGAAGTGCTGCTGCGCGTGGTCGCCAGCGGTGTCTGCCATACCGATGCCTACACCTTGTCTGGCGCCGACCCGGAAGGCATCTTCCCGTCGATTCTCGGCCACGAGGGCGGGGCAATCGTCGAGGCAGTGGGCGAGGGCGTCACCTCGCTGGCAGTCGGCGATCATGTCATCCCGCTGTACACCCCCGAGTGCGGCAAGTGCAAATTCTGCCTTTCCGGCAAGACCAACCTGTGCCAGGCCATCCGCGCTACCCAAGGCAAGGGCCTGATGCCGGACGGCACTACCCGCTTCTCCTACAAAGGCCAGCAGTTGTTCCATTACATGGGCACCTCGACCTTCTCCGAGTACACCGTGCTGCCGGAAATTTCCGTGGCCAAGATCCAGAAAGAAGCACCGCTGGAGAAGGTCTGCTTGCTCGGCTGTGGCGTCACCACCGGCATTGGCGCCGTGCTCAATACCGCCAAGGTCCAGCCCGGTGACACGGTGGCAGTGTTCGGCCTGGGCGGTATCGGCCTGTCGGCGATCATCGGTGCGGTGAAGGCCAAGGCTTCGCGGATCATTGCCGTCGATATCAACCCAAGCAAGTTCGAGATCGCCCGTCAGCTCGGCGCCACCGACTGCGTCAACCCCAAGGACTACGACCGTCCCATCCAGGAAGTCATCGTCGACCTCACCGACGGCGGCGTCGATTACTCGTTCGAATGCGTGGGCAATGTCCAGCTGATGCGTGCGGCGCTTGAATGCTGCCACAAGGGCTGGGGCGAATCGGTGATCATTGGTGTCGCCGGTGCCGGCCAGGAAATCGCTACCCGTCCGTTCCAACTGGTGACTGGTCGCGTCTGGCGTGGTTCGGCGTTCGGTGGCGTGCGCGGTCGCAGCGAGCTGCCCAGCTACGTGGAAATGTCCGAGAAGGGCGAGATCCCGCTGGATACTTTCATCACCCACACCATGGGCCTGGAGGACATCAACAAAGCCTTCGACCTGATGCATGAAGGCAAGAGCATCCGTAGCGTGATCCACTTCTGAGGTCAGCCATGAGCCTGGAAAACATCTCTTGCCAGAAGAGCTTCGGCGGCTGGCACAAGCGTTACCGGCATCACTCCAAGGTCCTGGGCTGCGACATGGTGTTCGCCGTCTACCTGCCACCGCAGGCAGAGCAGGGCGCCAAGCTGCCGGTGCTGTACTGGCTCAGCGGCTTGACCTGCACCGACGAGAACTTCATGCAAAAGGCCGGCGCCCAGCGCCTGGCCGCTGAGCTGGGCTTGATCATCGTCGCCCCCGATACCAGCCCGCGTGGCGAACAGGTGCCGGGTGACCCGGACGGCGCCTGGGACTTCGGTCTGGGGGCAGGTTTTTACCTCAATGCTACCCAGCAGCCCTGGGCCCAGCACTACCGCATGCATGACTACGTGGTAGAGGAACTGCCAGCCCTGGTCGAGGCGCATTTCCCTGCCTCCGATCAGCGCAGCATCAGTGGCCATTCGATGGGCGGTCATGGTGCATTGGTGTGCGCCTTGCGTAACCCTGGGCGGTACCGTTCGGTATCGGCGTTTTCGCCGATCAGCAATCCGATGGATTGCCCGTGGGGCGAGAAGGCGTTCTCGCGTTATCTGGGTGAAGACCGTGCGCGCTGGCGGGAGTGGGATGCCAGTGTGCTGCTGGCCGAAACGCCGGCCGGACAGTGTCCGCCGCTGTTGGTGGATCAGGGCGATCGCGATGATTTTCTCGAGAAGCAGCTCAAGCCTGAGGCGTTGGAGCAGGCGGCGCGCAAGGCTGGTCATGAGCTGGTGTTGCGCTTGCAGCCGGGGTATGACCATAGCTACTACTTCATCGCCAGCTTTATCGATGAGCATCTGCGCCATCATGCCGTGGCTTTAGGCCAAGTCTGAAAATAATTGGGGCTGTGCTGCGGTCCCAAAAGCATACGCCCAAGGTGGTTCAAAGCAGGTAGAATCCCGCCCTGACTTAATCAGGGCGTTTTTCTATGCGTATTGGCCATGGCTACGATGTGCACCGTTTCACCGACGGTGATTTCATTACCTTGGGTGGGGTGCGTATCCCTCACAAATACGGCCTGCTGGCCCACTCCGACGGCGACGTGGTGTTGCACGCCTTGAGCGATGCACTGCTCGGCGCAGCCGCGTTGGGCGACATCGGCAAGCACTTCCCCGATACCGATCCGCAGTTCAAGGGCGCCGACAGCCGGGTGCTGCTGCGCCATGTCGTTGGCATCGTCCAGGCCAAGGGTTGGAAGGTCGGCAACATCGATGCCACCATCGTCGCCCAGGCGCCGAAGATGGCCCCGCATATCGAAACCATGCGCCAATTCATTGCCCAAGACCTGCAGGTTGAACTCGACCAGGTCAACGTCAAGGCCACGACCACCGAGAAGCTCGGTTTCACCGGCCGTGAGGAGGGTATCGCCGTGCACGCGGTCGCCCTGTTGCTGCCAGCATGACCGAACTCGAACTGCTCGGCCCCCGGGCCTCTGGTGCGGCGCTGGGTAGCGCAGTGCTCAAGGCCGTGGCCGAAGACTTCCAGGTCGACGAAGTGCTCGACATTCCGTTGTCTGGCCAGGGTGAGCACTTGTGGCTGTGGGTCGAGAAGCGTGACCTGAACACCGAGGAAGCCGCTCGCCGTCTGGCGCGCGCCGCTGGCGTGCCAGTACGTTCGATCAGTTATGCCGGCCTCAAGGATCGCCAGGCCCTGACCCGCCAGTGGTTCAGCCTGCATCTGCCGGGCAAGGCCGACCCCGACCTGACGCGCGCCGAAGACGACACCCTGCGTATCCTCAAGCAGGTGCGCCACCAGCGCAAACTGCAACGCGGCGCCCACTCGGCCAACGGTTTTTCCCTGCGCCTGACTGCCCTGGCAGCTGATCACGCGGCGCTGGATGTGCGTCTGCAGCAGCTCAAGGCTCAAGGGGTGCCCAACTACTTCGGCAGCCAACGCTTCGGCCATGCGGGCGGCAACGTGCATGATGCGCAGCAGTGGGCTGCGCGTGCTGCCCTGCCTGAGCAGCGCAATGTCCGCTCACGTCTGCTTTCAGCTGGGCGTAGCTACCTGTTCAACCAAGTGCTGGCCGCGCGGGTCGCCGATGGCAGCTGGCAGCAGGCACAGGTTGGCGATCTGCTGGCCTTCACCGACAGTCGTAGCTTCTTTCCTGCGGGTGAGGCTGAATGTTCCGATCCGCGCTTGGCCATTCTCGACCTGCATCCGACCGGCCCGATGTGGGGCGAAGGCGCCTCGCCCGCCGGCGGTGCGACCGCCGAGCTGGAGTCGAGCATCGCTGAACGGCATGCCGATCTGTGCAATTGGCTGGCACGAGCGGGCATGAGTCACGAACGGCGCATCCTGCGGCTCCCTATTGGCGGCCTGACGTGGCATTATCCCGAGCCTGATATCCTGCAACTGGAATTCGTCCTGCCGGCCGGATGCTTCGCCACCGTGGTGGTGCGCGAGCTTGTCGATCTGGTGCCGGTAGGGCAGACGGACAGCCCATGCGTATTCTGATTTCCAATGATGATGGTGTTACCGCACCCGGCCTTGCCGCGCTGCATGCTGCGCTGGCCGATTATGCCGAGTGCGTGGTGATCGCCCCGGATCAAGACAAAAGCGGCGCCAGCAGTTCGCTGACGCTGGACCGCCCGCTGCACCCACAGGTGCTGGCCAACGGTTTTATCAGCCTTAATGGCACGCCGACCGATTGTGTGCACTTGGGGCTCAACGGCCTGCTGCCGCAGACGCCTGACATGGTCGTCTCGGGTATCAACCTGGGCGCGAACCTGGGCGATGACGTGTTGTACTCAGGTACAGTTGCTGCGGCCCTTGAGGGGCGCTTCCTGGGGGGCACCTCGCTGGCGTTCTCGCTGCTGTCGCGCGCGCCAGACAATCTGCCGACTGCGGCCTACATCGCCCGGCGCCTGGTCGAGGCGCAGTCGCGTCTGCAACTGCCAGCACGCACCGTTCTCAATATCAATATCCCGAATTTGCCGCTGGAGCACATCCGTGGCATCCAGCTCACCCGCCTCGGGCATCGAGCGCGGGCGGCGGCACCGACCAAGGTGGTCAATCCGCGCGGCAAGGAAGGCTACTGGATAGCCGTGGCCGGTGACGCCGAAGACGGCGGGCCGGGGACAGACTTCCATGCGGTGATGCAAGGCTATGTGTCGATCACCCCATTGCAGCTTGACCGCACCTTCAACGATGCCTTCGAGCAGCTCGATGGCTGGCTGGAGGGCGTGCTCTGATGCGCGAACAAGACGATCTGCTGCGCCGCGGTATCGGCATGACCTCCCAGCGTACCCGGGAGCGGTTGATCCAGCGCTTGTGCGAGGAGGGCGTCTCGAACCCCAAGGTGCTCGAGGCCATTCGCCGTACGCCGCGTCACTTGTTCGTCGATGAAGCGCTCGCCCATCGGGCCTACGAGGACACCGCGCTGCCGATCGGGCATAACCAGACCATCTCCCAACCCTTCATGGTTGCGCACATGAGTGAGCTGCTGCTGGAGGCGGGGCCTCTGGACAAGGTGCTGGAGATCGGAACTGGCTCGGGCTACCAGACCGCGATCCTGGCGCAACTGGTGGAGCGCGTGTTCTCGGTGGAGCGGATCAAGGTTCTGCAAGACCGGGCCAAGGAGCGCCTGCTTGAGCTCAACCTGCGCAACGTGGTGTTCCGCTGGGGCGACGGTTGCGACGGCTGGCAGGCGCTGGCGCCGTATAACGGCATCATCGTCACCGCGGTTGCACCTGAGGTACCCCAGGCGTTGCTCGATCAGCTGGCGCCCGGTGGACGCTTGGTGATCCCGGTGGGGCCGGCAGGGGAGACCCAGCAACTGATGCTGATCGTGCGCGAGGAGCATGGCTTCTCCCGACGGGTGCTCGGTGCGGTGCGCTTCGTGCCCCTGCTCAATGGCCCGCTGGCTTGATCCACACCGAATATTTACCGCGCTGACGAATTCTTGCCGCGTGGCTGTGTCTATCTGGCGGGGTGTCCGTAAGTCCTGAAGCGGCGTCGGATCTTTCTCCAGCCCACCCAATGGCCGTGGGCTCGGTTATAATTGAAACAATATTGCATTTCGTTTCGTCATATCGGTTTTCGGCACCATGAGGGGAGCGCGGGTGGGTCACACAATCAGTCTGCAGCGCAAGGATCGGTCGGGTTTCAAGCTCCTGCTGGTTGCACTGGCCATGGGCACCCTGCTGGCGGGCTGTTCCAGCACCGGCTCGAGCGGCGCGCGGGTGGTCGACCGCAACAACGCGGCGCCCAAGCGCCCGACCGTGACGTCGGGGCAGTACATCGTCAAACCGGGCGACACGCTGTTCTCGATCGCCTTCCGCTACGGTTGGGACTACAAGGAGCTGGCCGCACGCAACAATATCAGTGCGCCGTATACCATCCGCCCGGGGCAACCGATTCGTTTCAGCAGTGGTTCGACCGGTAGTACCACAGTGGTCTCCAGCCCTTCTTCGTCGAGCAAGACCACGGTCATCCGGCGCCCGGTTGGGACCACCACAACGCCACCCGCGAGCAGCGGTAAACCCGTTGTAACAACCCCGGCAACCACTACCCCAGTGGTCACCACAGTGCCTGCCGCAGAGCGTACAGCCGGTGGTTGGACCTGGCCGGCCAACGGCGTGCTGATTGGAAAATTCGCTTCAAACGGTAGTTTGAATAAAGGCATTGATATCGCCGGTGATTTGGGACAGCCTGTTTTTGCTGCGTCTGGTGGTGCAGTGGTCTACGCCGGGAGTGGCTTGAGGGGCTACGGCGAACTGATCATCATCAAGCACAGCGATACCTACGTCAGTGCCTACGGTCATAACCGCAGGCTTTTGGTTCGGGAGGGGCAGCAGGTCAAGGCAGGGCAGGCTATCGCTGAAATGGGGTCTACGGGCACTGATCGGGTTAAGCTGCATTTTGAAATTCGCCGCCAGGGCAAACCCGTCGATCCGCTCCAGTTCTTGCCACGTCGTTGATCGTTGTACCCGGCCTGTTCCTTGGATGTAGAGGGGACAGGCTCCAGCGCTGCCAGGGAATCAGGCGTCGCTAGAGTCTGAGTTCGAACTCAGCAAAGGACTATAACAATGGCTCTCAGTAAAGAAGTGCCGGAGTTTGACATCGACGATGACCTCCTCCTGATGGAGACGGGCATCGTTTTGGAAACGGATGTGGTGTCAGACGAACCTGCTGTACCTTCGGTTCGGACCAAGGCCAAACAGGCCTCGTCGCTCAAGCAACACAAGTACATCGATTACAGCCGGGCGCTTGATGCTACCCAGCTGTACCTGAACGAGATCGGCTTCTCGCCGCTGCTCTCCCCCGAAGAGGAAGTGCACTTCGCACGCCTCTCGCAAAAAGGCGACCCTGCCGGTCGCAAACGCATGATCGAGAGCAACCTGCGCTTGGTCGTGAAAA comes from the Pseudomonas urmiensis genome and includes:
- a CDS encoding peptidoglycan DD-metalloendopeptidase family protein, which codes for MGHTISLQRKDRSGFKLLLVALAMGTLLAGCSSTGSSGARVVDRNNAAPKRPTVTSGQYIVKPGDTLFSIAFRYGWDYKELAARNNISAPYTIRPGQPIRFSSGSTGSTTVVSSPSSSSKTTVIRRPVGTTTTPPASSGKPVVTTPATTTPVVTTVPAAERTAGGWTWPANGVLIGKFASNGSLNKGIDIAGDLGQPVFAASGGAVVYAGSGLRGYGELIIIKHSDTYVSAYGHNRRLLVREGQQVKAGQAIAEMGSTGTDRVKLHFEIRRQGKPVDPLQFLPRR
- a CDS encoding protein-L-isoaspartate(D-aspartate) O-methyltransferase — encoded protein: MTSQRTRERLIQRLCEEGVSNPKVLEAIRRTPRHLFVDEALAHRAYEDTALPIGHNQTISQPFMVAHMSELLLEAGPLDKVLEIGTGSGYQTAILAQLVERVFSVERIKVLQDRAKERLLELNLRNVVFRWGDGCDGWQALAPYNGIIVTAVAPEVPQALLDQLAPGGRLVIPVGPAGETQQLMLIVREEHGFSRRVLGAVRFVPLLNGPLA
- the surE gene encoding 5'/3'-nucleotidase SurE is translated as MRILISNDDGVTAPGLAALHAALADYAECVVIAPDQDKSGASSSLTLDRPLHPQVLANGFISLNGTPTDCVHLGLNGLLPQTPDMVVSGINLGANLGDDVLYSGTVAAALEGRFLGGTSLAFSLLSRAPDNLPTAAYIARRLVEAQSRLQLPARTVLNINIPNLPLEHIRGIQLTRLGHRARAAAPTKVVNPRGKEGYWIAVAGDAEDGGPGTDFHAVMQGYVSITPLQLDRTFNDAFEQLDGWLEGVL